The following proteins are co-located in the Pseudomonas antarctica genome:
- the fecC gene encoding iron-dicitrate ABC transporter permease FecC, whose amino-acid sequence MQRSIAATSIVLLGAVLFWFSLYSWSPFVISPTDAWNGLVHQGHEGGNMAYIVAQLRVPRAVCAALVGACLGLAGALMQGITRNRLASPSLFGVTAGAALGLALFSTGLVAPPFAGGALLMTCLGGALAWITVFSLGGAWSPTTAQGRLVLAGVAVAALCAALTRLTVILVEAQAQSVLNWLAGSLANVGAAQVQLLWPCTLIGGLWALWCAPRLNLINLGEDAARSLGVGIASLRLQVFLASLLLVGASVCAVGPIGFVGLIAPNIIRQFLGNDYRWLIPLSAALGAVIVLGADLLSRAVAFPVETPAGVVTALIGAPFFLFLARRAL is encoded by the coding sequence GTGCAGCGCAGTATCGCGGCGACAAGCATTGTGCTGCTGGGGGCCGTGTTGTTCTGGTTCTCGCTGTACAGCTGGTCGCCGTTTGTGATCTCCCCGACGGACGCATGGAATGGGCTGGTTCACCAAGGCCACGAAGGCGGCAATATGGCCTACATCGTCGCCCAGTTGCGGGTGCCGCGAGCCGTGTGCGCGGCGTTGGTCGGTGCCTGCCTGGGGCTGGCCGGTGCGCTGATGCAGGGCATCACCCGTAACCGTTTGGCGTCGCCTTCCCTGTTTGGTGTGACGGCGGGCGCAGCGTTGGGGCTGGCGTTGTTCTCGACCGGATTGGTTGCACCGCCGTTTGCCGGTGGTGCGTTGTTGATGACGTGCCTGGGCGGCGCGCTGGCGTGGATAACGGTATTCAGCCTGGGCGGCGCCTGGTCGCCGACCACTGCGCAAGGTCGGCTGGTATTGGCCGGTGTGGCCGTGGCGGCGCTGTGCGCGGCATTGACTCGACTCACCGTGATTCTGGTCGAGGCGCAGGCGCAAAGCGTGTTGAACTGGCTGGCCGGTTCGCTGGCGAACGTCGGGGCGGCCCAGGTGCAATTGCTCTGGCCGTGCACGTTGATCGGCGGCCTGTGGGCGCTGTGGTGCGCCCCGCGCTTGAATCTGATCAACCTCGGCGAAGACGCTGCGCGCTCGTTGGGCGTGGGTATCGCCAGCCTGCGCTTGCAGGTGTTTCTGGCCAGTTTGTTACTGGTGGGCGCCAGCGTCTGCGCGGTCGGCCCCATCGGGTTTGTCGGGCTGATCGCGCCGAATATCATTCGGCAATTTCTCGGTAACGACTACCGCTGGCTGATTCCGTTGAGTGCGGCATTGGGCGCGGTGATCGTGCTCGGCGCCGACCTGCTCAGTCGCGCCGTGGCCTTTCCGGTGGAAACCCCGGCGGGCGTGGTGACCGCGCTGATCGGCGCGCCGTTCTTTTTGTTCCTTGCCAGGCGCGCCCTATGA
- a CDS encoding Fe(3+) dicitrate ABC transporter substrate-binding protein FecB: MLRSIPTLAACLLAFSCSVLNAAPIDLNDGQHAVHLPDAPKRVVVLEFSFLDSLAAVDVTPVGAADDGDANRVLPRVRQAIGQWKSVGLRSQPSIEEIARLKPDLIVADLNRHQALYSDLASIAPTLLLPSRGEDYQGSLKSAELIGKALGKSPQMQARIAQNREHLKAIAQQIPAGASVLFGVAREDSFSVHGPDSYAGSVLEAIGLKVPSVRVKAAPTEFVSLEQLLALDPGWLLVGHYRRPSIVDTWSKQPLWQVLGAVRNHHVAQVDGDSWARNRGVLASEQIAEDALAILKGGHAVLSQ, translated from the coding sequence ATGCTGCGCTCCATCCCGACCCTTGCCGCCTGCCTCCTGGCATTCTCCTGCAGCGTATTGAACGCGGCCCCCATCGACCTCAACGACGGCCAGCATGCGGTGCACCTGCCGGATGCGCCCAAGCGCGTGGTGGTGCTGGAGTTTTCTTTCCTCGACAGCCTGGCTGCCGTTGACGTCACGCCAGTCGGGGCCGCCGACGATGGCGATGCCAACCGTGTATTGCCGCGTGTGCGCCAGGCCATCGGCCAATGGAAGTCAGTGGGCCTGCGTTCGCAACCCAGTATCGAGGAAATCGCCCGGCTCAAGCCGGACCTGATCGTCGCTGACCTCAATCGCCACCAGGCGCTCTACAGCGACTTGGCGAGCATCGCGCCAACCTTGCTCCTGCCATCACGCGGTGAGGATTACCAGGGCAGCCTGAAATCCGCCGAACTGATCGGCAAGGCCTTGGGCAAAAGCCCGCAGATGCAGGCGCGTATCGCGCAGAATCGTGAGCACCTGAAGGCGATTGCGCAGCAGATTCCCGCCGGTGCCAGCGTGCTCTTCGGCGTTGCACGTGAGGACAGCTTTTCCGTGCACGGCCCGGACTCCTACGCCGGCAGTGTGCTGGAGGCCATCGGCTTGAAAGTGCCATCGGTACGCGTCAAGGCTGCGCCAACCGAGTTTGTCAGCCTGGAACAATTGCTCGCCCTGGACCCGGGTTGGTTGTTGGTGGGGCACTACCGTCGCCCCAGTATCGTCGATACCTGGAGCAAGCAGCCGCTGTGGCAAGTGCTCGGTGCGGTACGCAATCACCACGTGGCGCAAGTCGATGGCGACAGCTGGGCGCGTAATCGTGGCGTATTGGCCTCGGAGCAGATCGCAGAAGACGCCCTCGCCATTCTTAAAGGCGGCCATGCCGTATTGAGCCAATAA
- a CDS encoding TonB-dependent receptor — MPAVSPLRLRPLLNLSLMLSLSASPLFVPLSYAEDSTERRSYEVPAGSLSAALTRFAGLAGVNLSVDPALVSGHNSSGLSGKYAVEEGFARLLQGSGLQLQPMGEQAYRLVPVPEGGSLQLAPTSILGITGQADGDTYAGGQVARRGSQGLLGSRDFMETPFSMTTYTADAVKNQQARTLGDLVASDPSVRATNPAGGRYEQFTIRGFSLFNSDVAYNGLYGVLPTYTIDMEMAERVDILKGPSQLINGISPRGSVGGGINVVPKRATDKDITSLTGTWASGSQAGGAVDVGRRFGEDNKFGIRFNGVKQSGDTEWDHQSVDREMAVLGLDFRGERLRLSTDIGHTERDTDAPQERVQVGANARVPSANDVRHNYAQPWSKARTDDTFGTVNGEFDLSDNVMLYGGVGARKSNHDFLRHAVSVTNNAGDFSVLPRDFTRDENVRTATAGVRSWLHTGPVSHEINLAASYFYMDFENGGARYAAAPSNLYNPEETPTPSRPTRLDSRVYTENRFSGVALSDTLGFFEDRLLLTLGARWQRVKVDDWTDNVKGDTAYDEEKVSPSGGILFKATDKLSLYANYMEGLSQGKIAPSTSINEDEIFPPFISRQVEVGAKYDAGAFAVTAAVFRIKQPAYETNATTRVFGPNGKRQNDGVELSVFGEPLKGFRLLGGVMYIDSELTNTTHGTFDGNRAPATPKYNVNLGAEWDVPTVEGLTLTSRGLYSSSQYLDTSNVKQIDAWTRIDLGARYAFKVDDKHITLRANVENVADKRYWSSAGASDDSEPGLTLSTPRTYLLSATVDF, encoded by the coding sequence ATGCCCGCAGTCTCACCCTTGCGCTTGCGCCCGTTGCTGAACCTGAGCCTGATGCTGAGCCTCAGTGCCAGCCCGCTATTCGTCCCGCTCAGCTATGCCGAAGACAGCACAGAGCGCCGCAGCTACGAAGTGCCGGCCGGCAGTCTGAGCGCCGCATTGACCCGCTTTGCCGGGCTCGCTGGCGTCAACCTGTCCGTGGACCCGGCGCTGGTCAGCGGTCACAACAGCAGTGGCTTGTCCGGCAAGTACGCGGTGGAGGAGGGGTTTGCTCGCTTGTTGCAGGGCTCCGGCCTGCAGCTGCAACCGATGGGCGAGCAGGCGTACAGGTTGGTGCCGGTGCCGGAGGGTGGCAGCCTGCAACTGGCGCCCACGTCTATCCTCGGCATCACCGGGCAGGCCGATGGGGATACCTATGCCGGTGGCCAAGTGGCGCGCCGTGGTTCGCAAGGCCTGCTCGGCTCGCGCGACTTTATGGAAACGCCGTTCAGCATGACCACCTACACCGCTGATGCGGTGAAGAACCAGCAGGCGCGCACACTGGGAGACCTGGTTGCCAGCGATCCGTCGGTGCGCGCCACCAACCCGGCGGGTGGGCGCTATGAGCAATTCACGATTCGCGGGTTCAGCCTGTTCAACAGTGATGTGGCCTACAACGGCCTCTATGGCGTGCTGCCGACCTACACCATCGACATGGAAATGGCCGAGCGGGTCGACATCCTTAAAGGCCCGAGCCAGTTGATCAACGGTATCTCGCCACGCGGTAGCGTCGGCGGCGGGATCAACGTGGTGCCCAAGCGCGCCACCGACAAGGACATCACCTCGTTGACCGGCACGTGGGCATCCGGCAGCCAGGCCGGTGGCGCGGTGGATGTGGGACGGCGCTTTGGTGAGGACAACAAATTTGGCATCCGTTTCAACGGCGTGAAGCAGTCCGGCGATACCGAATGGGATCACCAGAGTGTCGACCGTGAAATGGCCGTGTTGGGCCTGGATTTTCGCGGCGAGCGTTTGCGCCTTTCCACGGATATAGGCCACACCGAGCGCGACACCGACGCGCCGCAAGAACGTGTACAAGTCGGCGCCAATGCCAGGGTGCCGAGCGCCAACGATGTGCGCCATAACTACGCACAGCCCTGGAGTAAAGCCCGCACCGATGACACCTTCGGCACTGTTAACGGCGAGTTCGACCTCAGTGACAACGTGATGCTCTATGGCGGTGTGGGCGCGCGTAAAAGCAACCACGACTTCTTGCGTCACGCGGTTTCCGTCACCAACAACGCCGGGGATTTCAGCGTATTGCCACGGGATTTCACCCGCGATGAAAACGTGCGCACCGCCACAGCCGGGGTGCGCAGTTGGTTGCATACCGGACCCGTTAGCCATGAGATCAACCTGGCGGCCAGCTACTTCTACATGGACTTTGAAAACGGCGGCGCCCGGTACGCGGCGGCGCCGAGCAACCTGTACAACCCGGAAGAAACCCCAACCCCTTCACGGCCAACACGCCTGGATTCCAGGGTCTACACCGAGAACCGCTTCAGTGGCGTGGCGCTGTCCGACACCCTGGGCTTTTTCGAGGATCGTTTATTGCTCACTCTCGGCGCGCGCTGGCAGCGGGTGAAGGTCGATGACTGGACCGACAACGTCAAGGGCGACACGGCGTATGACGAGGAAAAAGTCTCGCCATCGGGCGGCATCCTCTTCAAAGCCACCGACAAACTGTCGCTATATGCCAACTACATGGAAGGCTTGAGCCAGGGCAAAATCGCGCCTTCGACCTCGATCAACGAAGATGAAATCTTCCCGCCATTTATCAGCCGCCAGGTTGAAGTAGGCGCCAAATACGACGCCGGTGCCTTTGCCGTGACCGCTGCCGTGTTTCGTATCAAGCAGCCCGCCTACGAAACCAACGCGACCACACGGGTTTTCGGCCCCAACGGCAAACGTCAGAACGACGGCGTGGAGCTGAGCGTATTCGGCGAGCCGCTCAAAGGCTTTCGTCTGCTCGGCGGCGTGATGTATATCGACAGCGAACTGACGAACACCACCCACGGCACCTTTGACGGCAATCGCGCACCGGCCACGCCCAAATACAACGTCAACCTGGGCGCAGAATGGGATGTGCCGACGGTTGAGGGCCTGACCCTGACCAGCCGGGGCCTCTATTCCAGCTCACAGTACCTCGACACGTCCAACGTCAAGCAAATCGATGCCTGGACCCGCATCGACCTGGGCGCGCGATACGCTTTCAAGGTCGACGACAAGCACATCACCTTACGAGCGAATGTCGAGAACGTCGCCGATAAACGCTACTGGAGCTCTGCCGGGGCGTCTGACGACAGCGAACCGGGTTTGACGCTGTCGACGCCGCGTACCTACTTGCTCTCGGCGACGGTTGATTTCTAG
- a CDS encoding CatB-related O-acetyltransferase produces MKLLRKWREHQARKALRALSPLERSTQKLRNRYPDYSFGIGTYGDLKVHDWHEGTTLRVGAYTSIAGNVEVYLGGHHRTDWLSCYPFPAKVKSLAHITDFGGSKGDVTIGNDCWISSHAKILSGVTIGNGAVVAAGSIVTKDVAPYAIVGGNPAKHIRWRFDEPTRLILEQSAWWEWPETEVCAIAHLLCSPDITPFVDYLKQRERTAG; encoded by the coding sequence ATGAAGCTATTGCGTAAATGGCGCGAACATCAAGCGCGCAAGGCATTACGCGCGCTCTCCCCGCTGGAGCGCTCTACGCAAAAACTGCGCAACCGTTACCCCGATTACAGTTTTGGCATCGGCACCTACGGAGACTTGAAGGTTCATGACTGGCATGAGGGCACGACCCTGCGTGTAGGCGCCTACACCTCCATTGCCGGCAATGTCGAAGTGTATTTGGGGGGCCACCATCGTACTGACTGGCTCAGCTGCTACCCGTTCCCGGCCAAGGTTAAAAGCCTCGCCCACATTACTGACTTCGGCGGTAGCAAAGGTGACGTCACCATCGGCAATGACTGCTGGATCAGCTCGCATGCGAAGATTCTGTCAGGCGTGACCATCGGCAATGGCGCGGTCGTTGCCGCCGGCTCGATCGTCACCAAGGATGTAGCGCCTTACGCCATTGTGGGCGGCAACCCCGCCAAACATATCCGCTGGCGCTTTGACGAACCCACGCGCCTGATCCTTGAGCAATCCGCCTGGTGGGAATGGCCGGAAACCGAAGTCTGCGCGATCGCGCATTTGCTCTGCAGCCCGGATATCACCCCGTTTGTGGACTACCTCAAACAGCGCGAACGCACGGCTGGCTGA
- a CDS encoding Rap1a/Tai family immunity protein, translating to MKTTNLTFALLGVLLSGNAWSATGNDLIQWGTNGPKGTTFMDGVYMGYISGVSDFSNGILYCAPPGVTNGQNVAVVTKFLKANPEKWTEQAASLIVQALTKAYPACKTK from the coding sequence ATGAAAACTACAAATCTCACTTTCGCATTGCTGGGTGTCTTACTTTCAGGGAATGCATGGTCTGCTACGGGTAATGATCTGATCCAGTGGGGGACGAATGGTCCAAAAGGCACGACATTCATGGATGGCGTGTACATGGGATACATCTCTGGAGTCTCCGACTTTTCAAACGGTATTCTTTACTGCGCCCCGCCAGGTGTTACCAACGGACAAAACGTCGCTGTAGTAACCAAATTTTTAAAAGCCAACCCTGAGAAATGGACCGAGCAAGCCGCCTCACTTATCGTCCAAGCGTTGACTAAGGCCTACCCCGCCTGCAAAACCAAATAA
- a CDS encoding S24 family peptidase, with the protein MQPSWGSLASTENASDHGFRQDVRGDSMTCAGNPTFPEGSRILVMPEADLISGKYYVLKLKNGESNFKKYIEDAGLRYLRPLNSNYRTIQIDGDCKVIGRGIVTKMIGL; encoded by the coding sequence ATGCAACCAAGCTGGGGCTCGCTCGCTTCTACCGAGAATGCTAGCGATCACGGCTTCAGGCAGGATGTGCGCGGTGACTCGATGACCTGTGCCGGCAACCCAACTTTTCCGGAGGGATCGCGTATCTTGGTGATGCCTGAGGCCGATCTGATTAGCGGAAAGTATTACGTTTTGAAGCTGAAAAACGGCGAAAGCAATTTCAAGAAGTACATTGAGGACGCAGGGCTTCGCTACTTGCGGCCGCTAAACTCGAACTACCGAACCATACAGATTGATGGCGACTGCAAGGTGATTGGTCGCGGGATCGTAACCAAAATGATAGGGCTCTGA
- a CDS encoding IS30 family transposase encodes MQKLTGRGAMRSPGAPSLRNEIERLFWLQIATGITSEKAAHAVGVSTAVGTRWFRHRGGMPLFMSNHISGRYLSFAEREEIGLLRAQSVGVREIARRLGRSPSTISRELTRNAATRCGRLEYRASVAQWKAELVAKRPKPAKLVTNPRLHQYVRDRLEGKVQDADGREISGPRQAPFKGRNKPHRSDRKWVNGWSPEQIANRLQIDFPDDESMRISHEAIYQALYIQGRGALKRELVSCLRSGRALRVPRARSQAKVWAHVSEDVMISSRPAEVEDRAVPGHWEGDLIIGLNRSAIGTLVERSTRFTMLVHLPREKGYGLIPRTKNGPALAGYGAVSMANALKKTVTDLPIELWRSLTWDRGKELSDHARFTIESGVKVFFADPHSPWQRGTNENTNGLLRQYFPKGTDLSRWSAQEIQAVAHVLNTRPRKTLGWKTPAEALNEYLKSVQQSSVATTG; translated from the coding sequence ATGCAAAAATTGACGGGCCGGGGAGCGATGCGTTCTCCAGGTGCACCCTCACTTCGTAATGAGATCGAACGGCTATTTTGGCTGCAGATTGCAACAGGCATCACAAGCGAAAAGGCAGCACATGCCGTTGGCGTATCAACCGCGGTAGGTACACGCTGGTTCCGTCATCGAGGCGGGATGCCATTATTCATGTCGAATCACATATCAGGACGATACTTATCGTTTGCAGAGAGAGAAGAGATTGGGCTGCTTCGAGCGCAAAGTGTTGGCGTTCGTGAGATCGCTCGTCGCCTTGGACGAAGCCCATCGACAATTTCACGGGAGCTGACACGAAATGCTGCTACCCGTTGCGGTCGGCTTGAATATCGAGCGTCAGTAGCGCAATGGAAGGCAGAACTGGTGGCCAAGAGGCCGAAACCAGCAAAACTGGTCACTAACCCGCGACTGCACCAGTACGTACGCGACCGCCTTGAGGGCAAGGTTCAAGACGCCGATGGTCGTGAGATTTCTGGGCCTCGGCAAGCGCCCTTCAAAGGCCGAAATAAACCGCATCGCAGTGACCGTAAATGGGTCAATGGCTGGTCGCCTGAACAAATTGCCAACCGACTCCAGATCGATTTTCCGGATGATGAATCCATGCGTATCTCTCATGAAGCCATATATCAGGCGCTCTACATTCAGGGTCGAGGAGCTCTCAAGCGCGAACTGGTGAGTTGCCTGCGCTCAGGACGAGCGTTACGCGTACCGAGAGCCCGATCGCAGGCCAAAGTGTGGGCACACGTCAGCGAGGACGTGATGATCTCCAGTCGTCCTGCTGAGGTAGAAGATCGGGCTGTACCCGGGCATTGGGAGGGCGACCTGATCATCGGTCTGAACCGTTCTGCGATTGGAACTCTGGTCGAGCGCTCAACTCGATTTACCATGCTCGTCCATCTGCCTCGCGAGAAAGGTTATGGGCTAATCCCCCGCACGAAGAACGGCCCGGCGCTGGCTGGCTATGGGGCTGTTAGTATGGCCAACGCATTGAAGAAGACGGTGACTGATCTTCCCATCGAGCTGTGGCGATCCTTGACCTGGGATCGTGGAAAGGAGTTGTCGGATCACGCTCGGTTTACCATCGAGTCCGGAGTAAAGGTTTTCTTTGCTGATCCACATAGTCCATGGCAGCGCGGCACAAACGAAAATACGAACGGCCTTCTACGGCAATACTTCCCGAAAGGCACTGACCTCTCTCGTTGGAGTGCCCAAGAAATACAGGCGGTAGCTCACGTACTCAATACTAGACCTCGAAAAACACTAGGCTGGAAAACACCTGCCGAAGCACTGAATGAGTATTTAAAGTCTGTACAACAATCCAGTGTTGCGACGACCGGTTGA